The uncultured Methanolobus sp. sequence TGGATATTGATGGCAGGGAAGTGCCGACTTCATCTCTTTCAAGTTTCAAGAAATCCAGAATAATTGCAAATGAACTTAAAGGTTGGATATCAAGAGGTGAGTTCTTTGTATCCATGCCTGTTGAGAGGATTCCAAAAGACGTATCGGCAAAGCCAATGAAGCAGACAGAAGGCATTGCGCTTGTTTCCGATATTATGGCTGTTAGTGTGGTGACCATAAACAAGGATGCCAGTGTGTATGACGCAGCGAAGATTATACAGGATACTTCATTTAACCATCTTCCTGTGCTGAATAGTGATAAGACTCTGGCGGGAATAATTACTGCATGGGATATTGCAAAGGCAGTTTCCCTGAACAAGTTCGATCTTGTGGGAGAAATAATGACTCGCAAGGTCATAACTGCAAATGCCGATGAGAGGGTAGCGGTGGTTGCCAGGCGACTTGACCAGAATGAAGTTTCTGCCATGCCGGTCATTAATAAAGACAGGCATATCATAGGCATGATTACCAGTGATGATATAAGCAAGCTGTATGCCAGGAGGTCATAGATTTGAAGATCAAGATCAATATTTCAAGTGACATACTCACAAAACCTATTATGGCTGAATCGATAGTTGAGACCGGCGTACTTCTGAACATCTCACAGGCACATTTTGACCGTTCACATGGTGAAGTGGTTGCAGATGTGGATGCAGAGAAATTCGAGCCAATATGCAAATCCCTGACAAACAGGGGTGCAGTGGTCACAAAACTGGATACGCCTATAAAGTGGGATGAGAATGAATGTGTTGAGTGCAGTGCCTGTGTTTCAGTCTGTCCAACCAAGGTTTTCTCCCTGGATGATGATTTCAGCCTGCAGGTGGACGAGACTAAATGTATCCAGTGTGCAACATGTGTTGACATGTGCCCACATAATGCGCTATCCCTTGGAAATAGCAAGTGATGCATTACCTTTTTTTCTAATTTTTCAATTCCGGATGCAGTATCATGAAGGAGTATTTCAGGCTGAAGGAGACCATTGTCACAATTCAGGCAGACTCTGAATTTTATATTGAAGCCGCCCGGGAATCAATCAGGAAAAACCGCAGGGAACTCGAATTATATATTGCTT is a genomic window containing:
- a CDS encoding 4Fe-4S binding protein codes for the protein MKIKINISSDILTKPIMAESIVETGVLLNISQAHFDRSHGEVVADVDAEKFEPICKSLTNRGAVVTKLDTPIKWDENECVECSACVSVCPTKVFSLDDDFSLQVDETKCIQCATCVDMCPHNALSLGNSK